A portion of the Nitratidesulfovibrio termitidis HI1 genome contains these proteins:
- a CDS encoding substrate-binding domain-containing protein yields MQQAGAIKTAARRGLSGVLKLAAAWAVALGVAVSPATPAWAAGDSVPLTYEGASTVGGVILPEATKLFTAKSGVQFGAIGTAGAGAGFKAVVAGKVSFGGLASEPTAQEKAQLTDIVVIGYDVMGVFVHGANPIKGLSMTQLKDIFSGKATNWKDVGGADAPITVYSEKLDGGRATVKAFKSMVLGDTPYGPVKELDDATDCVADVVKDAGGITAASMSFALPGAVAVPVNGARPDAAGVRSGAYPLKRPLSLIAVNPSADVKAFFEFMLTPPAQAVVAKSFVPAK; encoded by the coding sequence ATGCAACAGGCTGGTGCAATCAAGACCGCCGCGCGGCGGGGGCTGTCCGGCGTGCTGAAGCTGGCCGCGGCATGGGCCGTGGCGCTGGGCGTGGCTGTTTCTCCCGCCACCCCTGCGTGGGCAGCGGGAGACTCGGTGCCGCTGACCTACGAAGGGGCCAGCACCGTCGGCGGGGTAATCCTGCCGGAGGCCACAAAGCTGTTCACGGCAAAGTCGGGCGTGCAGTTCGGCGCCATCGGCACCGCCGGTGCGGGCGCGGGCTTCAAGGCGGTGGTGGCGGGCAAGGTGTCGTTCGGCGGCCTGGCCAGCGAACCCACCGCGCAGGAAAAGGCCCAGCTCACCGACATCGTGGTCATCGGCTACGACGTCATGGGCGTGTTCGTGCACGGCGCGAACCCCATCAAGGGCCTGAGCATGACCCAGCTCAAGGACATCTTTTCCGGCAAGGCCACCAACTGGAAGGACGTGGGCGGGGCCGACGCCCCGATCACCGTGTACAGCGAAAAGCTGGACGGGGGCCGGGCCACGGTGAAGGCCTTCAAGTCCATGGTGCTGGGCGACACCCCCTACGGCCCGGTGAAGGAACTGGACGACGCCACCGACTGCGTGGCCGACGTGGTGAAGGACGCCGGGGGCATTACCGCCGCATCCATGTCCTTTGCCCTGCCCGGCGCGGTGGCCGTGCCCGTGAACGGCGCCAGGCCCGATGCGGCTGGCGTGCGCTCCGGGGCCTACCCGCTGAAGCGTCCCCTTTCGCTCATCGCCGTCAATCCGTCCGCCGACGTCAAGGCGTTCTTCGAATTCATGCTCACGCCCCCGGCGCAGGCCGTGGTGGCGAAGTCGTTCGTTCCCGCGAAGTAG